Proteins from a single region of Theileria parva strain Muguga chromosome 1, complete sequence, whole genome shotgun sequence:
- the Ascc3 gene encoding Sec63 Brl domain protein produces MVNVTDYITSPYELRIPWDSFLLKYQLRYNFFFKGKSEENKDNELAEEDELKYIETEDAGTFTWCLRNCKRICETSENLSSVSLMNQILTLLKEDNSEIIASVLCDTLGFNNLNFISKLITFRQNLTRQWQSMLDKLCTKIRYNKLDDANYERLNRAVIQKTGKDLRSQKKRLEILLSQIPPQDLFCLIGLDFKSEKKLNAITFPKQLSLNLIKEDNEIYEKLIIPPSENRIVPSEDELIPISTLPEWAQKAFVGIEKLNLIQSKVFNSAFNTQQNLLISAPTGCGKTNVGLLCLLQNYREYFEQGKKCGKVIYISPMKALASEIVEKYSKALTGSGLVVREVTGDFQVPKSELEEIDILVTTPEKCDVVTRNSFSTATQSDDSFLTRVNLIIFDEIHLLNDERGPVIESIAARFFRLIEWTQVTRRVVGMSATLPNYEDIAAFLRVPPEHTYYFGREYRHVPLQQIFYGIKNDDIYKNNMLTICFDHIVETLESGKQCMVFVHSRNETFTTASRIVEMINRSEKSDLFQPDLAQVKRFSSQLMRRNNLKLLSDYSISIHHAGLSKSDRDLVEEMFKSGLVKVLVCTSTLAWGVNLPAHSVIIKGTFIGGVGVDRNINNLELNQIMGRAGRPQFDVEGKGILLTDHKNLYSYVRMQTERVPIESQLHVHLENFLNAEIAIGSINNDTDALLWLQYTYLFVRMVKNPLFYGINGDDEDTLLKYRHEIIKNAAKNLNKSKLIRYSSKTGDFSSTDLGRIAARYYVDYETTHNFASSINPLLYYQDGIMMDRYANSRADLINHEFILDKLSECREFESILYRNEEYDELLDLMNSPLVIYKPKGGINHIKNKVSVLIQAYIAKLFIKTSSLVTDLNFIVQNIPRLARAYFEISMCETVCGPPVEHIHDWVLILERQIFNSNVLSNFTSPMNNLTPSKDLGLLSTNLVDRFNRFKLEDIINFSYQEVLDIVRSKQDASTISKYIKYIPYPEVKLYNQPITDKITKLTVSVEIKNDWSRRWNGSNESFYVWVCTSSRLLSQSQVSFTSKGVQFVEFFVPIHNRNEPFCVKIFSSNWLGLSFEISTKLQAPGEGFNSADKYTPLLKLNPLPTSVLKQYNVYNFPYFNPLQTQVFHKAFMTDESLVVAAPTGSGKTLVAELGLFRLFDKFPGKIAVYIAPLKALAHERFKDWCKKLHFKNILQLTGDTSSNNLDGQVHSERDELEKYDIVITTPEKWDGISRHWRRRKLVTKVGLVIIDELHLLGESRGAIIESIISRQYTINHSTGVELRYICLSTSLSNLNEIAEWMNIPNVYNFSPAVRPVKCNLFIDGFSIKAYCPRMNSMNKPCFDTIIRHDHSSNVLIFVSSRRQTRMTAQDLVGLLQFYNISFSNTNDTYFFDDEWLNTFVPNGIGIHHAGLSTKDRELVQDLFLNGKLKVLIATSTLAWGVNLPAKIVIIKGTEFYDGRVKRYIDYSATDIIQMVGRAGRNIYDGEAYAYVFTETRKVGFYKAFMFTPFPTESFFLEKINDCLNSEIATGSVTTKKGALDYLSRTFLYKRLKSNPKYYTQSPNPLYEDKGDVINDGNNSLNFVKLSGVDGTKLEDICEAIVNNAISSLVKLGCVSLEYPEDELKIIEHGLLVPTLNGIFASQYYVNCKTVHEFSSIDFSENLGFYEIARILSNATEFNLVPLRHNEDVYNVQLSNLCPSKITESEASDPNAKTFLLFQARLFNLKLPVFDYNNDTKSILDQLPRIIQCLLDIFIINRNFKNVEYLLLLYKCLHLGLNPLNLQLVFEVNYEISVKVNGISKPKGGKYTVSSDVVNLTVMLDEMNQTNEFHYLFLVNHSTNVIYGYKKVYKQSLHTFKLRIDKAGNLTLLLILSCPTLLSYDQQIILNINKST; encoded by the exons ATGGTAAATGTAACTGATTACATAACAAGTCCCTACGAATTGAGGATTCCATGGGACAGCTTTCTCCTGAAGTACCAGCTCCGCTATAATTTTTTCTTTAAAG GAAAATCTGaagaaaataaagataatgaACTGGCAGAGGAAGATGAACTGAAGTATATTGAAACTGAGGATGCTGGCACTTTTACCTGGTGCCTCAGAAACTGTAAGAGGATTTGTGAGACTTCAGAGAACCTCTCATCAGTTTCGCTCATGAATCAGATTCTAACCTTATTAAAAGAAGACAATTCTGAAATTATTGCTTCAGTTTTGTGTGACACTTTGGGCTTCAATAATCTTAACTTTATCTCAAAGCTTATAACATTTCGGCAGAATTTAACCAGGCAGTGGCAATCAATGTTGGATAAACTATGTACAAAAATCCGTTATAACAAGTTAGATGACGCCAACTATGAAAGACTTAACAGGGCAGTTATCCAGAAAACTGGAAAAGATCTTAGAAGTCAAAAGAAAAGGCTTGAAATTCTACTTTCCCAAATACCACCTCAGGACTTGTTTTGCCTAATTGGCCTTGATTTCAAGTCAGAAAAGAAACTTAATGCCATAACTTTTCCTAAACAACTAAGTCTAAACTTAATTAAAGAAgataatgaaatttatgaaaaacTCATCATACCACCATCTGAAAACCGAATTGTTCct AGCGAAGATGAGTTGATACCTATTTCAACGTTACCTGAATGGGCCCAAAAGGCATTTGTTGGTATTGAAAAGTTAAACTTAATTCAGTCTAAAGTATTTAATTCGGCCTTCAATACACAACAAAATCTTCTGATATCCGCACCAACAGGTTGTGGAAAGACAAATGTGGGACTTTTGTGCCTGTTACAAAACTATCGTGAGTATTTTGAACAGGGGAAGAAATGTGGAAAGGTTATATACATTTCACCAATGAAAGCTTTAGCCTCAgaaattgttgaaaagTACTCTAAAGCTCTTACAGGCTCAGGCCTTGTGGTAAGAGAAGTTACAGGTGATTTTCAGGTTCCAAAGAGTGAATTGGAGGAGATTGATATTCTGGTCACAACACCTGAAAAGTGTGATGTAGTCACAAGAAACTCATTTTCAACAGCAACTCAGTCTGACGACTCATTTCTCACAAGAGTCAACCTCATTATTTTCGATGAAATTCATCTTTTAAATGATGAACGAGGACCTGTGATTGAGTCCATTGCAGCCAGATTTTTCAG ACTAATTGAGTGGACACAAGTGACTAGAAGAGTTGTTGGAATGTCAGCCACACTCCCAAATTATGAAGATATCGCAGCTTTCTTGAGAGTCCCTCCGGAACATACTTACTACTTTGGCAGAGAATACAGGCATGTGCCACTTCAACAAATTTTCTACgg aattaaaaatgatgacATTTATAAGAATAATATGTTAACGATATGTTTTGATCACATTGTGGAGACTCTGGAGAGTGGTAAACAGTGTATGGTGTTTGTTCACTCGAGGAATGAGACGTTTACAACGGCATCTAGAATTGTGGAAATGATTAATAGAAGTGAAAAGTCTGACCTTTTCCAGCCAGACTTGGCACAAGTTAAGAGATTTTCATCTCAATTAATGAGACGTAATAaccttaaattattgtCCGATTACTCAATATCAATACACCACGCAG GATTGAGTAAATCTGATAGAGATTTAGTGGAAGAAATGTTTAAAAGTGGATTAGTAAAGGTTTTAGTGTGCACGTCGACACTTGCCTGGGGAGTTAACTTGCCAGCACACTCAGTGATAATCAAGGGCACATTTATTGGAGGAGTTGGAGTTGAtagaaatattaacaatttgGAGCTGAATCAGATAATGGGAAGGGCGGGAAGACCTCAATTTGACGTTGAAGGGAAGGGCATTTTATTAACTGACcataaaaatttgtacAGTTACGTTAGAATGCAGACTGAAAGAGTACCCATAGAATCCCAGTTACACGTGCATTTGGAGAATTTCCTAAACGCAGAGATTGCAATAGGCTCAATAAACAATGACACTGATGCTCTTTTATGGCTACAGTATACATATTTGTTTGTTAGGATGGTTAAAAATCCCTTGTTCTACGGGATTAATGGTGACGATGAAGACACACTACTCAAGTACAGACATgagataataaaaaatgccgctaaaaatttaaataagtCTAAGCTGATTAGATATTCGTCAAAAACAGGCGATTTTTCTTCAACTGATTTGGGTCGAATAGCAGCCAGATATTACGTAGACTATGAAACCACACATAACTTCGCATCATCAATAAATCCTCTTTTGTATTACCAGGACGGAATAATGATGGATAGATATGCTAACAGTAGAGCTGACCTGATTAACCACGAATTTATACTTGATAAGCTCAGTGAATGTAGGGAATTTGAGTCGATATTATATAGAAATGAGGAGTACGACGAATTGTTAGACTTGATGAATTCACctttagttatatataagCCAAAAGGTGGAATAAACCATATTAAGAACAAGGTTAGTGTTTTAATCCAGGCCTATATTGCGAagttatttatcaaaaccTCAAGCCTAGTTACTGACTTGAACTTTATTGTTCAAAATATTCCAAGACTGGCTAGGGCCTATTTTGAAATTTCAATGTGTGAAACTGTTTGTGGTCCCCCAGTTGAGCATATTCATGACTGGGTTTTAATACTTGAGAGGCAGATTTTTAACAGTAATGTCCTCTCAAATTTCACTTCTCCCATGAACAACCTCACACCCTCAAAAGACCTTGGGCTACTTTCAACCAACTTGGTCGATAGATTCAATAGGTTTAAACTTGAGGATATTATAAACTTCAGTTACCAAGAGGTTTTAGACATTGTGAGGTCAAAACAAGATGCCTCAACTATTTCCAAGTACATCAAGTACATTCCATACCCTGAGGTTAAACTCTATAATCAGCCAATTACTGACAAGATCACCAAGTTGACTGTCTCTGTTGAGATTAAAAATGACTGGAGTAGGAGATGGAATGGTTCTAATGAATCTTTTTATGTTTGGGTTTGCACCAGTTCCCGCCTACTTTCACAGTCTCAGGTCAGTTTTACCTCCAAAGGTGTTCAGTTTGTAGAGTTTTTTGTTCCTATCCATAACAGAAATGAGCCGTtttgtgttaaaatattctcaaGTAATTGGCTTGGATTGAGTTTTGAAATTTCAACAAAGCTTCAAGCTCCAGGTGAAGGGTTTAACTCAGCCGACAAATATACTCCACTCCTGAAACTTAATCCGTTACCTACAAGTGTGTTGAAACAGTATAATGTGTACAATTTTCCCTATTTTAATCCTCTTCAAACTCAGGTTTTTCATAAAGCGTTCATGACAGATGAGAGCCTTGTGGTTGCCGCACCCACTGGATCTGGGAAAACTCTTGTTGCTGAACTAGGTTTATTCAGACTATTTGACAAGTTTCCTGGCAAAATAGCTGTTTACATTGCTCCTCTCAAAGCTCTTGCACATGAAAGATTTAAGGATTGGTGTAAGAAATTgcattttaaaaatatacttCAACTTACTGGGGATACATCTTCTAACAATTTGGATGGTCAAGTGCATAGTGAGAGAGATGAGTTGGAGAAATATGATATTGTAATAACAACTCCTGAAAAGTGGGATGGTATTTCTAGACATTGGAGGAGGAGAAAACTTGTTACTAAAGTTGGCCTGGTCATTATTGATGAGCTACACTTGTTAGGTGAATCCAGAGGCGCTATTATAGAATCTATCATATCAAGACAATACACCATTAATCATTCTACag GAGTTGAACTCAGGTATATTTGTCTGAGTACTTCATTGTCAAATTTGAATGAAATTGCCGAGTGGATGAATATACCAAATGTCTATAACTTTTCACCTGCCGTTAGGCCTGttaaatgtaatttatttatcgATGGGTTTTCCATAAAGGCATACTGCCCTAGGATGAATTCGATGAATAAACCTTGTTTTGATACCATAATAAGACATGATCACAGTTCGAATGTTCTTATATTTGTTTCATCCAGGAGACAAACCAGGATGACTGCACAAGACCTCGTCGGattattacaattttataacatttCCTTCTCAAATACTAATGATACCTACTTCTTCGATGATGAATGGTTAAATACTTTTGTTCCCAATGGCATAGGAATACATCATGCAG GGTTGAGTACTAAGGATAGAGAACTAGTCCAGGACTTGTTTTTAAATGGTAAACTTAAAGTGTTAATTGCAACATCGACACTTGCTTGGGGAGTTAACCTACCTGCAAAAATAGTCATCATCAAA GGAACTGAGTTTTATGATGGTAGAGTTAAAAGGTATATTGACTATTCTGCAACTGACATAATACAG ATGGTTGGAAGGGCTGGAAGGAATATTTATGATGGCGAGGCTTACGCTTATGTGTTCACTGAGACGAGAAAAGTTGGTTTTTACAAGGCCTTTATGTTCACTCCTTTCCCAACAGAGTCGTTTTTCTTGGagaaaattaatgattGCCTAAATTCCGAAATTGCCACTGGCTCTGTTACAACTAAAAAAGGCGCTCTTGATTATCTCTCCCGTACTTTTCTCTACAAAAGGCTGAAATCAAATCCCAAATATTACACACAGTCACCTAACCCAT tatatgAGGATAAAGGAGATGTAATAAATGATGGGAATAATTCATTGAATTTTGTAAAGTTGAGTGGTGTGGATGGGACTAAGTTGGAGGACATTTGTGAGGCGATAGTTAACAACGCGATTTCAAGTTTGGTTAAATTGGGGTGCGTCTCACTCGAATACCCTGAGGATGAACTTAAAATAATCGAACATGGACTTTTGGTCCCAACACTAAACGGGATTTTTGCCTCTCAGTACTACGTAAACTGTAAAACTGTCCATGAGTTTTCTAGTATTGACTTTTCGGAGAATCTTGGCTTCTATGAAATCGCCAGAATACTATCAAACGCAACTGAGTTTAACTTAGTGCCTCTGAGACACAATGAAGATGTTTATAATGTTCAACTTTCTAACCTTTGTCCAAGTAAAATAACTGAATCTGAGGCTTCAGACCCTAATGCAAAGACGTTTTTACTCTTCCAAGCGAGACTATTTAACTTAAAACTGCCAGTATTTGATTATAACAATGATACCAAATCGATTCTTGATCAGTTACCCAGAATAATTCAG TGTTTACTGGACATTTTCATCATTAATcggaattttaaaaatgtggaatatttactattactGTACAAATGTCTTCACTTGGGTCTAAACCCCTTAAATCTACAACTGGTATTTGAAGTCAACTACgaaattagtgtaaaagTCAACGGTATTTCCAAACCTAAAG GAGGAAAGTATACAGTCTCAAGTGATGTTGTCAATTTGACTGTTATGCTGGATGAAATGAATCAAACTAATGAGTTTCACTATTTATTTCTGGTAAATCACTCAACCAATGTCATTTATGGTTATAAAAAGGTCTATAAACAGTCTCTTCACACATTCAA GTTACGTATCGACAAGGCCGGTAATCTGACTTtacttttaatattatcatgCCCAACTCTCTTGTCATATGATCAacaaatcattttaaacattaacAAATCAACCTAa
- the NFYC3 gene encoding Histone-like transcription factor (CBF/NF-Y) and archaeal histone family protein has protein sequence MEGDDMSKIPNADAVEVKLSNLSDDSDSVKGSHLPVARVKKIMKETEHQGMISSDAPVILAKACEMLIRDLTLQSWNCTQLTKRCTLQRQDIKTAIFSSTIYNFLYDLLTPEDLKPMMETQNDLSNNYLNSRQNQNFLNNSHNLLNSSLVLKPCGFKGPYPKDGYSQLRSKITHPYPDIRQGYSLIQNNKLNEGYSNGNTSNNFFDQNFNFDIQDLSYSSIPQYGSSPNFISGQKLYPNSFNEPKMNTQ, from the exons ATGGAAGGTGATGACATGTCAAAAATCCCTAACGCTGATGCTGTTGAGGTTAAACTCTCAAATTTGA GTGACGATTCTGATTCTGTTAAGGGGAGTCATCTCCCCGTGGCTAGGGTGAAAAAGATAATGAAGGAAACTGAACACCAGGGT ATGATATCTTCTGATGCTCCCGTGATACTAGCCAAGGCCTGTGAAATGTTAATAAGGGACCTGACTTTGCAATCTTGGAACTGCACTCAATTGACTAAAAGGTGTACACTACAG CGACAAGATATAAAAACTGCGATTTTTAGCAGTACCATTTACAATTTTCTATATGACTTACTAACACCGGAAGATCTCAAACCCATGATGGAAACTCAAAATGACCTATca aataattatttaaattcccgtcaaaatcaaaattttttaaataattctcACAATTTACTTAATTCAAGTCTTGTTTTAAAGCCTTGTGGGTTTAAGGGGCCTTACCCCAAAGATGGTTACTCTCAACTAAGGAGCAAGATTACACATCCTTATCCTGATATCCGGCAAGGATACAGCTTGATTCAGAACAATAAACTGAACGAAGGGTATTCAAATGGTAATACttctaacaattttttTGATCAAAATTTCAATTTCGACATTCAAGACCTAAGTTACTCCTCAATTCCACAGTACGGATCCAGTCCAAACTTCATTTCTGGCCAGAAATTATACCCAAATTCATTTAACGAACCTAAGATGAACACTCAGTGA
- the Camkk1 gene encoding Protein kinase domain protein codes for MSRFSALLIQRLSQSNIKVNENCTYWRPILLCLSNCENGLDTSPSKVESCFEGRALNQYFIQKRIAETSNSTLWRCFDIIENQFFCIKIYYITACRKERSVRFFRDDTEVITMLDKVIDEIIYHSSLQSCSGVSKVKEIIVDLEGDMIFFIMSYHHYQLMYYDYFSNTYRVPYSDNSGNKYLYKEEFAKLIMRQLVHTIQYFHENGVIHKDIKPDNLLLPDVDSTMFEPIGSPEENYSTSTFTDELVACDPSKFNIDEMFEQLGGLNCSEILTYRIDEIADVIPRDIVSHGFPYSYSDQFDFFYMMWDDCDTLVDLNYLKNRKGEFNVGKNSWLFASELSKKSQLHSRNLLNYFIEEPTNLNYKINRNFICNEIENSSKVPLHSDQEKNIVIVSDFGVASLAEEESGNLVIFDSEGTTSFTSPESLRYVEGSIPASERDVFALGVTLYCMIYGKLPYFGNNGIEMLINILETTLVFHSFREVSQDLKLLLSHMLHKEHDKRIKLKDILSHPWLNS; via the coding sequence ATGTCTAGGTTCTCAGCCCTTTTGATTCAAAGATTATCGCAAAGTAATATAAAAGTGAATGAGAACTGTACATACTGGCGACCAATACTACTATGTTTATCCAATTGTGAAAATGGCTTGGATACAAGCCCGTCAAAAGTTGAGAGTTGTTTTGAAGGAAGGGCCTTAAACcaatattttatccaaaaAAGGATAGCGGAAACTTCCAACTCCACATTGTGGAGGTGTTTTGATATCATCGAAAATCAGTTTTTTTgcattaaaatatactatatCACAGCCTGCAGAAAGGAAAGATCAGTCAGGTTTTTCAGAGATGACACTGAAGTTATAACAATGCTTGACAAGGTTATAGatgaaattatataccaCTCCTCACTACAGTCATGCTCAGGTGTATCTAAAGTTAAAGAAATCATAGTTGATTTAGAGGGTGATATGATTTTTTTCATCATGTCATATCACCACTACCAGCTAATGTACTATGATTACTTTTCAAATACTTATCGTGTACCATATTCAGATAATTCAGGAAACAAATACCTTTATAAAGAGGAGTTCGCTAAGTTGATTATGAGACAACTAGTCCATACTATTCAGTATTTCCATGAAAACGGGGTAATCCACAAGGATATCAAACCTGATAATTTACTATTGCCAGATGTTGACTCGACAATGTTTGAACCAATTGGATCTCCTGAAGAAAATTATTCCACTTCTACTTTTACTGATGAATTAGTAGCTTGTGACCCCTCAAAGTTTAACATTGATGAAATGTTTGAACAACTAGGAGGATTGAACTGCAGCGAGATTCTCACCTACAGAATCGATGAAATTGCTGATGTTATCCCTAGAGATATAGTTTCACACGGGTTCCCTTATAGTTATTCAGATCAGTTTGACTTTTTTTACATGATGTGGGATGATTGTGACACTCTGgttgatttaaattatttgaaaaatagGAAGGGTGAATTCAATGTTGGAAAAAATTCATGGCTATTTGCCTCAGAGCTTTCTAAAAAATCACAACTCCACTCAAGAAACCtgttaaattactttattGAGGAACCCACgaatttaaattacaaGATTAATCGCAACTTTATCTGTAACGAAATTGAAAACAGCTCTAAAGTTCCACTTCATAGTGATCAAGAGAAGAATATTGTGATTGTTAGTGATTTTGGAGTTGCTAGTCTGGCTGAAGAGGAGTCTGGAAATTTGGTTATTTTCGACTCTGAAGGAACCACATCTTTCACCAGCCCTGAGAGTCTCAGGTATGTTGAAGGCTCAATTCCTGCTTCTGAAAGGGACGTTTTTGCACTAGGCGTTACCCTTTACTGTATGATATATGGCAAATTACCCTACTTTGGGAACAACGGTATagaaatgttaataaatattctcGAAACCACACTAGTATTTCACTCATTTCGTGAAGTATCTCAAGATCTCAAATTACTGTTAAGTCATATGTTACACAAAGAACATGATAAAAGGATTAAACTAAAAGATATTTTATCTCATCCATGGTTAAATTCTTAA
- a CDS encoding putative integral membrane protein has protein sequence MYLYHIIFLTNIFFNLFLSFFFPNLIQITLAYKFTKDHGTFVTFDTSNNKTHGNFLIEMVSSRKVQSFTNRSRRSKSKISPTTPRGSLTKKTSKRRVKGKEEEPKTQENVKKNQLLENFGVDLGDFGQDLYEWLWPKNDSSDDKATKILSSMKMDNRFLQSRFVSEPEKKTNSRYNNYIHAYLLHNYASERFVDIYKRLAFHMRISPRILFREIGAITGKFGINILDPNDDEKGKETKPGILCLRRIKFEVYTLIGAKLLRYTMLFLLRYIRLGIPSEIKTRYLTDLLKQDYMSIACSMPCNQIEFGDNKNDPLNQTYPIRNSFEAMGYPYSDQLFYSESDSEGLWSPSKLVDPGVFSRLSKKNRSKLVCVAASLHPEYALQIVKNVAFAAGYKSERELLTNFCLNLSFTSRGARSFISKLKEERLSDEKLRLAAKLYKQSQLPTSLKSAMDTLVQVPYISGLVKRHLESGRKTMSLKRARMILKRVRSEVELLPEDMVLWDILKDLISRKVLNAPSRLYKQVAKQILPLKNYLSPTLKQEIENRGVDPTKLYNDTNGLPEDLESIPWEERVDLARKIRKNVKNIWLENRRHSFEETGILLVDALSATAGYKDINNVLTIVSMLSKPPATKVEKFSRQPGPEFEHSPKLEFKDFKNKIM, from the exons ATGTACTTGTAtcatattattttccttacaaatattttttttaacctttttcTATCATTTTTCTTTCCAAACCTAATTCAAATTACACTCGcatataaatttacaaaagaCCATGGAACCTTTGTGACATTTGACAcatcaaataataaaaccCATGGAAATTTCCTTATTGAAATGGTTTCTTCCAGGAAGGTTCAATCCTTCACTAATAGGTCCCGAAGAAGTAAATCAAAAATATCTCCTACAACTCCTAGGGGCAGTTTAACAAAAAAAACGTCCAAGAGGAGGGTTAAAGGTAAGGAAGAAGAACCTAAAACTCAggaaaatgttaaaaaaaatCAGTTACTGGAAAATTTTGGGGTTGATTTGGGTGATTTCGGGCAAGATTTGTATGAGTGGTTATGGCCAAAAAATGATTCTTCAGACGATAAG GCCACTAAAATTCTTTCATCAATGAAAATGGATAATAGATTTTTGCAAAGTAGATTCGTATCAGAACCGGAAAAAAAGACTAATAGCCGATACAACAACTATATTCACGCATATTTACTCCACAACTACG CTTCTGAGAGATTTGTTGACATTTATAAAAGGTTGGCATTTCACATGAGGATAAGTCCACGTATCTTATTCCGTGAAATTGGAGCTATAACTGGCAAGTTCGGAATAAATATCTTGGACCCCAATG ATGATGAAAAGGGAAAAGAAACAAAACCAGGAATACTATGTCTGAGGAGAATCAAATTTGAAGTTTATACCTTGATAGGAGCTAAACTATTAAGATATACGATGTTGTTTCTGCTTAGGTATATTAGACTTGGCATACCAAGTGAAATCAAGACTAGATATTTGACTGATTTGTTGAAACAAGACTACATGTCAATTGCATGTAGTATGCCTTGTAACCAAATTGAATTTGGAGATAACAAGAACGATCCTCTTAATCAGACCTACCCGATTCGAAATTCATTTGAGGCCATGGGATATCCGTATTCAGACCAATTATTCTATTCTGAGTCTGATTCAGAAGGATTGTGGTCACCTTCGAAGCTCGTGGATCCTGGGGTCTTCAGTCGTCTCTCCAAAAAGAACAGATCCAAATTAGTTTGCGTGGCAGCTTCTTTACATCCTGAGTACGCTTTGCAAATTGTCAAAAACGTTGCGTTTGCTGCTGGTTATAAGTCTGAGAGGGAATTATTGACCAATTTTTGTCTGAATCTTAGCTTCACATCTAGGGGGGCAAGGTCCTTTATTTCAAAACTCAAAGAAGAACGTTTATCTGATGAAAAGTTAAGACTTGCTGCCAAACTATACAAGCAGTCGCAGCTTCCTACTTCACTCAAATCTGCTATGGATACCCTAGTTCAAGTACCCTATATTTCAGGGTTAGTTAAAAGGCATCTCGAGTCGGGTCGTAAGACCATGTCTTTGAAAAGGGCTCGAATGATACTCAAGCGTGTTAGATCTGAAGTAGAACTTCTCCCTGAAGATATGGTTCTTTGGGACATTTTGAAGGATTTAATTTCTAGAAAGGTTCTAAATGCTCCGTCTCGTTTGTACAAACAAGTTGCCAAACAGATTTTACCTCTCAAAAATTACCTGAGCCCTACTTTGAAGCAAGAGATTGAGAATAGAGGTGTTGATCCAACAAAACTGTATAATGATACTAATGGATTACCTGAAGATTTGGAATCTATTCCGTGGGAAGAAAGGGTTGATTTGGCTAGAAAAATTAGGAAAAATGTAAAGAATATTTGGCTTGAGAATCGCCGACACTCCTTTGAAGAAACTGGAATTCTATTAGTTGATGCTCTTTCTGCTACCGCTGGCTACAAGGATATCAATAATGTTCTAACCATCGTATCAATGTTGTCAAAACCTCCCGCGACCAAGGTTGAAAAGTTCTCAAGACAACCTGGACCTGAATTTGAGCATTCTCCAAAACTAGAGTTTAaggattttaaaaacaaaatcaTGTAA
- a CDS encoding Ribosomal protein L7Ae/L30e/S12e/Gadd45 family protein: MSKYRISLFENCYWNTPSPETEEEILSHFSRVISELNESSVKKQILFGVNDITKAIENDVPISLVILFRPNVPTTIIRHIPLICRTKKIDYLGFLKNTKISCLHFKNISCLAIKHGECERINSIVELALKIKF, translated from the exons ATGTCTAAATACAGAATCAgtttatttgaaaattgCTATTG GAATACACCAAGTCCAGAAACCGAGGAAGAGATTTTATCACATTTTTCGAG GGTCATATCTGAGTTAAATGAATCGTCTGttaaaaaacaaatattgTTTGGTGTAAACGATATAACAAAGGCCATAGAGAATGATGTTCCCATTTCATTGGTCATTCTCTTTAGACCAAACgt gCCTACAACTATAATTCGACACATTCCCTTAATATGTCGAACAAAAAAGATTGATTACTTGGgctttttaaaaaacacGAAGATTTCATGTTTACACTTCAAAAATATAAGTTGTCTAGCAATTAAACATGGAGAATGTGAAAGAATCAATTCAATTGTTGAATTAGCA